In the genome of Hydractinia symbiolongicarpus strain clone_291-10 chromosome 5, HSymV2.1, whole genome shotgun sequence, one region contains:
- the LOC130646174 gene encoding peroxiredoxin-2-like, whose product MYSFLLISFSIFVLSNCIKDEESCRTYAEGQVYPNERKLGLEHALHWSKAQISKPAPLWEGQAVVDGAFKDLKLSDYKGKYLVFFFYPLDFTFVCPTEIIAFSDRIDEFKKLNTEVVAVSVDSVFTHLAWINTPRKQGGLGKMRIPLLADLTKQISKDYGVLLEDAGHTLRGLFIIDDKGILRQITMNDLPVGRSVDETLRLVQAFQYTDKHGEVCPAGWKPGADTIVPDPKKKLNYFNKVKEEM is encoded by the exons ATGTATTCGTTCTTGCtaatttctttttctattttcgTCCTAAGTAACTGTATCAAGGATGAAGAATCTTGCAGAACTTACGCTGAAGGCCAAGTATATCCTAATGAACGTAAACTAGGTCTGGAACATGCACTTCATTGGAGTAAAGCTCAAA TTTCGAAGCCAGCTCCACTATGGGAAGGGCAAGCTGTTGTTGATGGTGCGTTCAAAGATTTAAAGTTGAGTGACTACAAAG GAAAATATTTGGTGTTCTTTTTTTATCCCTTGGATTT CACATTTGTGTGTCCCACTGAAATAATTGCATTCAGTGATCGAATTGATGAATTTAAGAAGTTGAACACAGAAGTTGTTGCTGTTTCTGTCGATTCAGTGTTCACACATTTGGCTTG GATCAACACACCGCGTAAACAAGGTGGACTGGGAAAGATGAGAATACCATTGTTGGCAGACTTGACGAAACAGATTTCGAAAGACTATGGTGTCTTGCTGGAAGATGCTGGTCACACATTAAG AGGATTGTTTATCATTGATGATAAAGGAATTTTGAGACAGATTACAATGAACGACTTACCG GTTGGTCGATCAGTAGATGAAACACTTAGATTAGTGCAAGCATTTCAGTATACAGACAAACATGGAGAag tttgtCCAGCAGGGTGGAAACCTGGAGCAGATACG atTGTCCCTgatcctaaaaaaaaattgaattactttaataaagtgaaagaagaaatgtaa